One Dictyostelium discoideum AX4 chromosome 3 chromosome, whole genome shotgun sequence genomic region harbors:
- the rpl37A gene encoding S60 ribosomal protein L37A: MAKRTKKVGVVGKYGTRYGASLRKQVKKMEITQHGTYTCSFCGKDAVRRSSVGIWKCNGCRKVLAGGAWTMSTAAGATVRSTIRRLRELNN, encoded by the exons ATG GCCAAAAGAACAAAGAAAGTCGGAGTTGTCGGTAAATACGGTACCAGATATGGTGCTTCTTTAAGAAAGCAAGTTAAAAAGATGGAAATCACCCAACACGGTACCTACACCTGTTCATTCTGTGGTAAA gaTGCCGTCAGACGTTCATCCGTTGGTATCTGGAAATGTAACGGTTGCCGTAAAGTTTTAGCTGGTGGTGCTTGGACTATGTCAACTGCCGCTGGTGCCACTGTTAGATCAACTATCAGACGTCTCAGAGAGTTAAATAACTAA